A window of Salmo trutta chromosome 31, fSalTru1.1, whole genome shotgun sequence contains these coding sequences:
- the wdr47a gene encoding WD repeat-containing protein 47 isoform X2 — protein MTAEEIINVKEVEIIKVILDFLNSRKLHISMLALEKESGVINGLYSDDMLFLRQLVLDGQWDEVLQFIQPLECMDTFDRKRFRYIVLKQKFLEALCVNNAMSAEDEPQHLEFTMQEAVKCLHALEEVCPSKDDYSKLCLLLTLPRLTNHAEFKDWNPSTARVHCFEEACTMVAEFIPADRKLSEAGFRASGNRLFQLLIKGVLYECCVEFCQSKATGEEITEGEVLLGVDMLCGNGCDDLDLSLLSWMQNLSHSVFSCAFEQKLLQIHVDRLVKPAKAGYADLLTPLISKLSPYPSSPLRRPQSADAYMSRSLNPALDGLSYGLSGQEKRGPGGDTAGGKGVSPMSHSFANYHTGGQSLSRSLMLESSDCHSIFEESPESSRTDTPVDKMMSSGTLRPDSAPGEDAPLPGSAERNELQDSTEKFEEFYRQRLRVQQHLEQKQQQRQLYQQMLLEGGVQHSDQPAPGTDAAQHSLTETFLNRSIQKLEELNVGMESLEEDVQSLAQQCNGTGPSPENNNIGDPVGLTPDPAVTLTPEQGQPHGGGVVSSTPQRTAAGRGVPPPNESPVVSQSPQVAGQPSALDDSPGARTRSKEGDNGDKPKALFVAVNTLEDTQAVRAVAFHPTGALYAVGSNSKTLRVCAYPDAPLDTSGVSGMTKQPEVRFKRNKHHKGSIYCVAWSHCGKLLATGSNDKYVKVLPFSAETCNATGPDLEFSMHDGTIRDLAFMEGPESGGAILISAGAGDCNIYTTDCQRGQGLHALSGHTGHVLSLYTWGGWMIASGSQDKTVRFWDLRIPTCVRVVGTAFHGSGSPVASVAVDPSGRLLATGQEDSGCMLYDIRGGRVVQTYRPHSSDVRSVRFSPGAHYLLTGSYDTKVMISNLQGDLTKPLPLTLVGEHGDKVIQCRWHTHDLSFLSSSADRTVTLWTHNP, from the exons ATGACAGCAGAGGAGATCATCAATGTGAAGGAGGTGGAGATCATCAAGGtgatcctggacttcctcaaCTCCAGGAAACTTCACATCAGCATGCTGGCCCTGGAGAAAGAGAGCGGAGTCATCAACGGACTGTACTCTGACGACATGCTGTTCCTCAG ACAACTGGTGTTGGATGGGCAGTGGGACGAGGTGCTCCAGTTCATTCAGCCGTTGGAGTGCATGGACACGTTTGACAGGAAAAG GTTCCGTTACATCGTCCTGAAGCAGAAGTTTCTGGAGGCTCTGTGTGTGAACAACGCCATGTCTGCTGAGGACGAGCCACAGCAT ctggAGTTCACCATGCAGGAGGCGGTGAAGTGTCTTCATGCCCTGGAGGAGGTCTGTCCCTCTAAAGATGACTACAGCAAGCTATGTCTGCTCCTCACCCTGCCTCGTCTCACCAACCACGCTGAGTTCAAG GACTGGAACCCCAGCACGGCGCGAGTGCACTGTTTTGAAGAGGCGTGCACCATGGTGGCAGAGTTCATCCCTGCAGACAGGAAGCTGAGCGAAGCGGGGTTCAGAGCCTCAGGGAACCGCCTCTTCCAGCTACTCattaaaggagttctgtatgaGTGCTGCGTCGAGTTCTGCCAG AGCAAGGCGACAGGCGAGGAGATCACGGAGGGCGAGGTGCTCCTGGGGGTGGACATGCTGTGTGGGAATGGCTGTGATGACCTGGACCTGTCCTTACTCTCCTGGATGCAGAACCTGTCCCACAGCGTCTTCTCCTGCGCCTTCGAGCAGAAGCTGCTCCAGATCCACGTGGACCGCCTGGTCAAGCCCGCCAAGGCCGGCTACGCCGACCTCCTCACCCCGCTAATCAGCAAGCTGTCCCCCTACCCCTCCTCGCCCCTCCGCCGCCCCCAGTCCGCCGATGCCTACATGTCCCGCTCCCTGAACCCGGCCCTGGACGGGCTCTCCTATGGTCTGTCTGGCCAGGAGAAGAGGGGCCCAGGGGGGGACACGGCGGGGGGGAAGGGGGTGTCCCCCATGTCTCATTCCTTCGCTAACTACCACACGGGGGGCCAGAGTCTGAGCAGGAGTCTGATGTTGGAGAGCTCCGACTGCCACAGCATCTTTGAGGAGTCGCCTGAGAG CTCCAGGACGGACACGCCCGTGGATAAGATGATGAGTTCGGGCACCCTGCGCCCTGACTCCGCCCCTGGAGAGGATGCCCCATTACCAGGCTCTGCAGAGAGGAACGAG CTGCAGGACTCAACAGAGAAGTTTGAGGAGTTTTACCGCCAGCGTCTGAGAGTGCAGCAGCACCTGGAGCAGAAGCAGCAGCAGAGACAACTCTACCAGCAGATGCTTCTGGAGGGAGGGGTACAACACAGTGACCAGCCAGCCCCCGGGACAGACGCCGCACAGCACAGCCTCACTGAGACGTTCCTCAAcag GTCTATTCAGAAGCTGGAGGAGTTGAACGTTGGGATGGAGAGTCTAGAGGAGGATGTCCAGTCTCTGGCCCAGCAGTGCAATGGTACGGGCCCCTCTCCTGAGAACAACAATATCGGTGACCCCGTAGGCTTGACCCCCGACCCCGCCGTGACCCTGACCCCCGAGCAGGGCCAGCCCCATGGAGGAGGGGTGGTCAGCAGCACCCCACAACGCACCGCAGCGGGTCGGGGCGTACCCCCACCCAACGAATCTCCCGTGGTCTCCCAGAG TCCTCAAGTAGCCGGACAGCCTTCCGCATTAGATGACTCACCAGGAGCCCGAACCCGAAGTAAGGAG ggggACAACGGGGACAAGCCCAAGGCCCTGTTTGTAGCTGTGAACACCCTGGAGGACACTCAGGCAGTGCGTGCTGTAGCCTTCCACCCCACGGGGGCGCTATACGCGGTCGGTTCCAACTCCAAGACGCTACGCGTGTGTGCCTACCCAGATGCACCGCTGgacaccag TGGGGTGTCGGGTATGACCAAGCAGCCGGAGGTTCGTTTTAAGAGGAACAAGCACCATAAGGGTTCTATCTACTGTGTGGCCTGGAGTCACTGTGGAAAGCTGCTAGCCACCGGCTCCAATGACAAATACGTCAAAGTCCTGCCCTTCAGTGCCGAGACCTGCAACGCCACAG gTCCAGACCTTGAGTTCAGTATGCATGATGGGACCATCAGAGACCTGGCGTTCATGGAGGGACCAGAGAGTGGAGGGGCCATCCTGATCAGTGCCGGAGCCGGAGACTGTAACATCTACACTACTGACTGTCAGAGAGGACAGGGCCTACACGCTCTCAGTggacacacag GTCACGTTCTGTCTCTGTATACATGGGGAGGGTGGATGATAGCGTCAGGCTCTCAGGACAAGACTGTGAGGTTCTGGGACCTGAGAATACCCACTTGTGTTAGAGTGGTGGGCACTGCCTTCCATGGATCAG gcAGCCCCGTTGCCTCGGTAGCGGTTGACCCTAGCGGTCGTCTCCTAGCGACGGGACAGGAGGACAGCGGCTGTATGCTCTATGACATCAGAGGGGGACGCGTTGTGCAGACGTACCGGCCCCACTCCAGCGACGTGCGCTCCGTTAGGTTCTCCCCCGGGGCACACTACCTGCTCACTGGTTCCTACGACACCAAGGTCATGATCAGCAACCTGCAAG GTGACTTGACGAAGCCGTTGCCCCTGACTCTGGTAGGGGAGCACGGTGACAAGGTGATCCAGTGCAGGTGGCACACACACGACCTGTCCTTCCTGTCCTCCTCTGCTGACCGTACCGTCACACTCTGGACACACaacccctaa
- the wdr47a gene encoding WD repeat-containing protein 47 isoform X1: MTAEEIINVKEVEIIKVILDFLNSRKLHISMLALEKESGVINGLYSDDMLFLRQLVLDGQWDEVLQFIQPLECMDTFDRKRFRYIVLKQKFLEALCVNNAMSAEDEPQHLEFTMQEAVKCLHALEEVCPSKDDYSKLCLLLTLPRLTNHAEFKDWNPSTARVHCFEEACTMVAEFIPADRKLSEAGFRASGNRLFQLLIKGVLYECCVEFCQSKATGEEITEGEVLLGVDMLCGNGCDDLDLSLLSWMQNLSHSVFSCAFEQKLLQIHVDRLVKPAKAGYADLLTPLISKLSPYPSSPLRRPQSADAYMSRSLNPALDGLSYGLSGQEKRGPGGDTAGGKGVSPMSHSFANYHTGGQSLSRSLMLESSDCHSIFEESPESSRTDTPVDKMMSSGTLRPDSAPGEDAPLPGSAERNEVKHLMEERKMRCNQLQDSTEKFEEFYRQRLRVQQHLEQKQQQRQLYQQMLLEGGVQHSDQPAPGTDAAQHSLTETFLNRSIQKLEELNVGMESLEEDVQSLAQQCNGTGPSPENNNIGDPVGLTPDPAVTLTPEQGQPHGGGVVSSTPQRTAAGRGVPPPNESPVVSQSPQVAGQPSALDDSPGARTRSKEGDNGDKPKALFVAVNTLEDTQAVRAVAFHPTGALYAVGSNSKTLRVCAYPDAPLDTSGVSGMTKQPEVRFKRNKHHKGSIYCVAWSHCGKLLATGSNDKYVKVLPFSAETCNATGPDLEFSMHDGTIRDLAFMEGPESGGAILISAGAGDCNIYTTDCQRGQGLHALSGHTGHVLSLYTWGGWMIASGSQDKTVRFWDLRIPTCVRVVGTAFHGSGSPVASVAVDPSGRLLATGQEDSGCMLYDIRGGRVVQTYRPHSSDVRSVRFSPGAHYLLTGSYDTKVMISNLQGDLTKPLPLTLVGEHGDKVIQCRWHTHDLSFLSSSADRTVTLWTHNP; this comes from the exons ATGACAGCAGAGGAGATCATCAATGTGAAGGAGGTGGAGATCATCAAGGtgatcctggacttcctcaaCTCCAGGAAACTTCACATCAGCATGCTGGCCCTGGAGAAAGAGAGCGGAGTCATCAACGGACTGTACTCTGACGACATGCTGTTCCTCAG ACAACTGGTGTTGGATGGGCAGTGGGACGAGGTGCTCCAGTTCATTCAGCCGTTGGAGTGCATGGACACGTTTGACAGGAAAAG GTTCCGTTACATCGTCCTGAAGCAGAAGTTTCTGGAGGCTCTGTGTGTGAACAACGCCATGTCTGCTGAGGACGAGCCACAGCAT ctggAGTTCACCATGCAGGAGGCGGTGAAGTGTCTTCATGCCCTGGAGGAGGTCTGTCCCTCTAAAGATGACTACAGCAAGCTATGTCTGCTCCTCACCCTGCCTCGTCTCACCAACCACGCTGAGTTCAAG GACTGGAACCCCAGCACGGCGCGAGTGCACTGTTTTGAAGAGGCGTGCACCATGGTGGCAGAGTTCATCCCTGCAGACAGGAAGCTGAGCGAAGCGGGGTTCAGAGCCTCAGGGAACCGCCTCTTCCAGCTACTCattaaaggagttctgtatgaGTGCTGCGTCGAGTTCTGCCAG AGCAAGGCGACAGGCGAGGAGATCACGGAGGGCGAGGTGCTCCTGGGGGTGGACATGCTGTGTGGGAATGGCTGTGATGACCTGGACCTGTCCTTACTCTCCTGGATGCAGAACCTGTCCCACAGCGTCTTCTCCTGCGCCTTCGAGCAGAAGCTGCTCCAGATCCACGTGGACCGCCTGGTCAAGCCCGCCAAGGCCGGCTACGCCGACCTCCTCACCCCGCTAATCAGCAAGCTGTCCCCCTACCCCTCCTCGCCCCTCCGCCGCCCCCAGTCCGCCGATGCCTACATGTCCCGCTCCCTGAACCCGGCCCTGGACGGGCTCTCCTATGGTCTGTCTGGCCAGGAGAAGAGGGGCCCAGGGGGGGACACGGCGGGGGGGAAGGGGGTGTCCCCCATGTCTCATTCCTTCGCTAACTACCACACGGGGGGCCAGAGTCTGAGCAGGAGTCTGATGTTGGAGAGCTCCGACTGCCACAGCATCTTTGAGGAGTCGCCTGAGAG CTCCAGGACGGACACGCCCGTGGATAAGATGATGAGTTCGGGCACCCTGCGCCCTGACTCCGCCCCTGGAGAGGATGCCCCATTACCAGGCTCTGCAGAGAGGAACGAGGTAAAACacctgatggaggagaggaagatgagaTGTAACCAG CTGCAGGACTCAACAGAGAAGTTTGAGGAGTTTTACCGCCAGCGTCTGAGAGTGCAGCAGCACCTGGAGCAGAAGCAGCAGCAGAGACAACTCTACCAGCAGATGCTTCTGGAGGGAGGGGTACAACACAGTGACCAGCCAGCCCCCGGGACAGACGCCGCACAGCACAGCCTCACTGAGACGTTCCTCAAcag GTCTATTCAGAAGCTGGAGGAGTTGAACGTTGGGATGGAGAGTCTAGAGGAGGATGTCCAGTCTCTGGCCCAGCAGTGCAATGGTACGGGCCCCTCTCCTGAGAACAACAATATCGGTGACCCCGTAGGCTTGACCCCCGACCCCGCCGTGACCCTGACCCCCGAGCAGGGCCAGCCCCATGGAGGAGGGGTGGTCAGCAGCACCCCACAACGCACCGCAGCGGGTCGGGGCGTACCCCCACCCAACGAATCTCCCGTGGTCTCCCAGAG TCCTCAAGTAGCCGGACAGCCTTCCGCATTAGATGACTCACCAGGAGCCCGAACCCGAAGTAAGGAG ggggACAACGGGGACAAGCCCAAGGCCCTGTTTGTAGCTGTGAACACCCTGGAGGACACTCAGGCAGTGCGTGCTGTAGCCTTCCACCCCACGGGGGCGCTATACGCGGTCGGTTCCAACTCCAAGACGCTACGCGTGTGTGCCTACCCAGATGCACCGCTGgacaccag TGGGGTGTCGGGTATGACCAAGCAGCCGGAGGTTCGTTTTAAGAGGAACAAGCACCATAAGGGTTCTATCTACTGTGTGGCCTGGAGTCACTGTGGAAAGCTGCTAGCCACCGGCTCCAATGACAAATACGTCAAAGTCCTGCCCTTCAGTGCCGAGACCTGCAACGCCACAG gTCCAGACCTTGAGTTCAGTATGCATGATGGGACCATCAGAGACCTGGCGTTCATGGAGGGACCAGAGAGTGGAGGGGCCATCCTGATCAGTGCCGGAGCCGGAGACTGTAACATCTACACTACTGACTGTCAGAGAGGACAGGGCCTACACGCTCTCAGTggacacacag GTCACGTTCTGTCTCTGTATACATGGGGAGGGTGGATGATAGCGTCAGGCTCTCAGGACAAGACTGTGAGGTTCTGGGACCTGAGAATACCCACTTGTGTTAGAGTGGTGGGCACTGCCTTCCATGGATCAG gcAGCCCCGTTGCCTCGGTAGCGGTTGACCCTAGCGGTCGTCTCCTAGCGACGGGACAGGAGGACAGCGGCTGTATGCTCTATGACATCAGAGGGGGACGCGTTGTGCAGACGTACCGGCCCCACTCCAGCGACGTGCGCTCCGTTAGGTTCTCCCCCGGGGCACACTACCTGCTCACTGGTTCCTACGACACCAAGGTCATGATCAGCAACCTGCAAG GTGACTTGACGAAGCCGTTGCCCCTGACTCTGGTAGGGGAGCACGGTGACAAGGTGATCCAGTGCAGGTGGCACACACACGACCTGTCCTTCCTGTCCTCCTCTGCTGACCGTACCGTCACACTCTGGACACACaacccctaa